Proteins encoded within one genomic window of Humulus lupulus chromosome 1, drHumLupu1.1, whole genome shotgun sequence:
- the LOC133794782 gene encoding uncharacterized protein P8A3.02c has product MDTNKALLLQVFGESSEEEEEEVEGESGSNRCWERFDEIRGLWLCRDFLSPQHQSFLLSAVRNEGWFSEASHNQAMRFGELPSWAMALSDSIHDAVLSCSFNVPTEPMDFGSCNGRNELPCPFPSDLLWREPLFDQLIANLYNPGEGICAHVDLMRFEDGIAIVSLESSCVMHFSQVEAEGGESSCNSSSSTGANTKKIPVYLNPGSLILMSGEARYQWKHEINRKPGLQLWEGHELEQGTRTSITLRKLRCVE; this is encoded by the exons ATGGATACTAACAAAGCACTTCTCCTTCAAGTCTTCGGCGAATCatcggaagaagaagaagaagaagtagaggGTGAATCTGGGTCAAATCGTTGCTGGGAACGATTCGACGAAATTCGAGGATTATGGCTTTGCAGAGATTTCCTCTCTCCTCAACACCAATCCTTCTTGCTCTCCGCTGTCCGAAACG aaggatggttctctgaagCCTCTCATAATCAG GCTATGAGGTTTGGAGAGCTTCCATCTTGGGCAATGGCACTTTCAGATTCCATTCATGATGCGGTTCTCTCTTGCTCCTTTAATGTCCCTACGGAGCCTATGGATTTTGGAAGCTGCAATGGCAGAAACGAGCTGCCTTGTCCTTTTCCATCAGATTTGTTGTGGAGAGAGCCTCTCTTTGATCAACTTATTGCAAATTTGTACAATCCAGGTGAG GGAATATGTGCACACGTTGACCTTATGAGATTTGAAGATGGAATTGCTATTGTCTCTCTAGAGTCATCGTGTGTAATGCATTTCAGCCAAGTTGAAGCTGAAGGTGGTGAGAGTTCttgtaatagtagtagtagtactggtGCAAATACAAAGAAGATCCCAGTTTATCTGAATCCAGGCTCTTTGATTCTGATGTCTGGAGAAGCAAGATATCAATGGAAGCATGAGATAAATCGCAAGCCAGGGCTTCAACTGTGGGAAGGCCATGAACTAGAGCAGGGTACGAGGACCTCCATTACTCTGAGAAAGCTTCGATGTGTTGAGTAG